The DNA segment ggagtcattagcagcactgggagcatcatatattgaaatttggggcgactcaaaactgattatcgaacaagcgcagggaaactgggaagtgagggaagaaaggttgcgtccatacctagaccagctagaagggttggcacaaagattcaaggaatgtcgtttttatcatctcccccgagcacagaaccaggctgcggacgctttggccactttagtgtctgtttgggacaacccccggaactttgcctcgaaaccgttggtattgaggagatctcacaaaccatgctacgaagacgtaatgctgttaggggcagatgaaaagccgtggtatttcgatatcgtgacctttatgaaaagtggaacatacccggcagagtcagaacttagggatcaagctgtgattagaaggttagctcagcaattcgtcatccacaatgacttgctttacaaaaggcacatcgatgggttacaactgagatgcttggatgcgggagaagcccgcgaggcaatggaatcggtACACTCGGAaatttgtggggcccatatgggaggagcggtgttagcaaagaaaatcataaggcaaggcttctactggctcaccatggaaagagattgtaacgaatatgcgaagaaatgtcacgattgtcaaatccacggggaTTATAGTCATCTACCGGCCATGGAATTGCATGTGttggcacctatttggccatttgcggcttggggcattgatatcatcggggaggtgaggcctaatgcttcgaatgggcacaaatttattgcagtcgccattgattacttcagcaagtgggtagaggcagagtcgtttggcaagttggggtctaaacagatgaggaagtttatcgaaaaacacttaatcaccagattcggagtgcctcatcacataatCACAGATAATGGGGTCTAGTTTCAAGGATAAGTGAGAGGTCTCTTCCGAGAACAtggtattgaacatcacaggtcttctccgtatcgtccgcaagctaatggcaccgtagaagcagctaataagaaccttaagagaattctcataaaaacggtggaatcacatcggaattggcacgagcagctcccactcgcgttatgggcttatcgcacgacggttaggACGTCAAcgggggcaacgccgttctccttagtgtatggggcataagcagtcctgccgattgagatcgaaaagcgatcgttgagaatcgcagtggaagtagagattcccgagacggaatgggtgaagaagcgatatgagcagttggctttggttgacgagaaaaggatggaagccctttaccatgtgcagctatatcagagaaagatggcccgagccttcaacaaaaaggtcaaggctagccctatcaaagagggggacatggtgctgaaacagatccgtgtgacgcacaccaaccctaggggcaagtttaagcctaactgggaagggccattcttcgtgaagaagatactaagcaaaggagcggtgaagttaactactatggacggcatggaattctccgaacctaccaacctggataggcttaagaaatacttttcgtaaaaaaaaaagaaagaaaaatccccgataggttgaaaacccgtaaagggcggcctatgcaacaataagggacatcccagtgggtgaaaacccgaaagggcactcatttgaaaattccgggatagttaaaggagaggagaaaaatcgccgggatccgaaaaccaaaaggcgggtcctggtaacagtagttataacttgagcaattacaaaaacaatgtataagaggctaaatatttctgttgtttgtaaataaataaaggcatgaatatatttgacgagaatgattggaatcatcataatctactaaatgcatggtaatatgaatcatgagttatacatttcctaccttacttttcacaataaaaagcctacatgcTATCCACCccgctccctatacatcagatatacatcggggtaatcctAATAAAAAACTACCACAAAGCCAtaaagcctaataaggagggataTCCCAGTAGTCCTCAAAATCCCTCAAGCGTGACGCCCGCtctgcagataaggcctcctcggcaactcggagtctctcctcggcgattcgtgctctctcctcgacagcaaggcgaccctcagtctccctccgcatcacctccgaccagtggtcgttccgctcttggtacacctggccaaccctggcatcggcctcccgcaccgactcactccgtctccgctcatggaagtgaagatcgctctaaaaaaaggaacaaaaaaagaataaaaaacagatgtgaaaaaaaaagaagcagcataggcaagaacagaaatcatacatacatgcatgcattccactacactaaaataaggcaaggatacataccaggtggtcggcacAGCGCAAGCTGAGACGGTCTCTGAGGTAACCGGACAGCCCCACGTAGTcagtacaagtctctctcgtagtCTGAGAAGCATCGGAAGGGTCAAATGGTACCCTCGATGTGAAGACGggaggagccatctcgacaccCGCGTAGGCTACCCCGGACTCATCATAACAAAGGGTCGCgaaatctctcccgtagtccggAACGAGCACACCCAAAGAggatctctccggtcgggcagcgctggaggactcgccgacatagtagAGGGGCTCGCTCGCAGATGTCTAAGCCCGAGCACCATCGAAGAAGTCTGACAAatgagcactcctccaggacccctcctgcaaatgaaaacacaataaataccgctaGCTATCTCGTGAATAAAGGTAAATAGACtgaaccactcaccgggacctcctcctgaccaaagacggccgcgacagcctcccacGAAAACACGTCTGCCACGGGATCCACATCCATCGCcaccgctggggcatccctcgtGCTCAACAAAGTCGATAGGTAAAgatcacggcccccggcgtgaacccacacctctctacccacgaaccgacgggtcaagtcctgACGGATAACCGACAAGGGCAtagtccgcaccgcgaacatggaaACGGGGATCTCGCCCGGGGACCAGTGCGACGCTCTAAtcccggtgatgccccggtcgccTAAGTACCAGGCCCGCACgcaagggccggtgagcacgcactcCTGCTCCTGGATCAAAGTCACGTACGCATagtcgggaccgaagtcaaggtcgtcccacctaaaCTTGAtctaaaaacacaaagaaaaagtcagatcaaatcaaacaagaatctagcacgactagaagATATCTACCTGTCCCAAGGTCCGCGAGTCAATCCAGTCTAGGAGCCGCGCCACCGTCCGTCTCTTCTCTGTGCCTAAATCGAACTCTCTCCACCGAGTCATGAGAGGGAGCCTCGGTACTCGTGACCGATGCCGAGACTGgctaggaagaatccgcctctcgtacGCCCAAACCTGCATGAAGAAGATAGAAAGGACGAGTCCAGGGTGCACACATACCAGAAGAGCGAaagtgtaaccaccgaagtccttgcgcttccagcaagtcaaatccaaaaacttaTATATGAAGGCTAGGCccgcccccgcccaatcataagacgCCGCCGCATCCAAATCGCTAAAAGCCTGAATAAGACCAGCATGTACCTTCCCGCTCTTGGCGCGGAAAATCATCTCACTCAAAGTGTACACTAGGAAGCTACGGACAGCCAAGTCAGCGTCATCCGTCTCACAAAAATCTCTgcgactcaagaggctcgcggtagaaATGAACTTCGCTGGAGAGGATTTGGCACCTGGGTAAACTCCTGGCCCAATCAAAGCGGCTAGCCTAGCGCGATCGACCCGCGGACGTATCATGTCAAAGCAGAAGGGAACTGGAGTGCTACTCCCCCGCAGCCCTGTCAGCAAAGAGAAATCTCGGgacgagatggtcatctccccgaaagaaaggtggaaggtatgggtcgagtcaacccacctcTCGCATAGGGCCCGCAGGCCAAAGCGATCGCACACCccattggtgcggggcagcgctgaaataaagggctcaaagcccaactcaCAGACACGGGCTTTCGCTGCGGCGCCTAACATAGAATACCACACGTGGATCTCGGCCgtggtcccggaaatctcgAGGAACTAGAAAGAACAATACAAGAAAGTTTAAATATGGTTCCTAAGCTTGCATTTGATGAAAACACGTTAAGACTAGTTATTCATTCGGTCagaatctaacctagagacgtctggtcaattgggaccaattttctgtaaaatctCTCCTTAGGGTCATTTATGTAGgatttagttaattctttattctttaatccactctcgtctgcaCTGACAAGGAGCATTGGTCAAATTTTTACTATTCGCGTGCATTAGTTaaggtttttactattcacgtgcattagttaggTTTTTAcgattcacgtgcactattcacatttttactattcacgggcattagttaagtttttactattcacgtgcaccaTTCACGCTTTTagtattcacgtgcactattcacgttttcgcTATCcgcgtgcactattcacgttttttactattcacgttcatTATTCATGTTATTTTTACTGTTAGAATGCATAAAGTcatagttttactattcacaataCATATAGCGCACATTCTTACACAAAagtaaacaagtgttacttgtaagtaaagaaattcatattttctaactagagtcctctaaggcaatctaaaggttagcatgcaaatcatgttcggataagGATACTAAAGCCTGGAATTTGAACCAAATAACGAAAAAGTGAGAAAGTACTTACCTCGTtacagcgtgtccggctcagatgcgtcgtagggtcgtggaaagggtccacCCTAGCAAGGTTCACGTAAACCTTCTCCATGCCTTTCAtgccatcgcattcatccaaatccatcccgagaataatccaaatcaaaatctagagagagagagaagaaagagaaggtgtggggttgaaatggaaccccaccaccttatataggaaagaggaatgtcattcccgtaaatagcgaaaaaagtacgatgtgacataaaggtaaaaagtaaataattgaTTACCAGgagcacagacctccgatttgcactCCGTTTCAGCATGCGCTTCTCCCAGACAGTGgccaatactgtcaagataaGAACTCCTGACGACAGCCTATTTTTACAAAACAgtggcaccagtcaaaatacagacgacagtcaatagaaaaataatcGACAATGTGAATCATTCCGAACCAAAAAGACATTCCTACCAAACCATTCGAACCTCCaggacactagctccagtgagaaaatacagacaacggtgttttaaaagaattcagaatcgttagaaagaacctttttgtccttgagccaccttacctacggttcacgaccgaggtagcttttttaCGGTTCACggccgaggtagctttttagccatcttacctacggttcacgaccgaggtagcttttcagccatcttacctacggttcacgaccgaggtagctttttagccatcttacctacggttcacgaccgaggtagctttttagccatcttacctacggttcacgaccgaggtagctttttagccatcttacctacggtccacgtccgaggttgctttcgagcctattttacccacagtcaacgtacgctagggtccgtaagaagaacatccgccggcagccgattcaaaggcaaggacagAAAGAATCGAGAACGACGCCTGAACGCGCAgagcgaaggtcaggtattcttcctcctactctttacgtgtcttttacttttatatgttttacattgcatgtgttgcgttagcaaaaaatgttttcaaaacacacacatcactgtcaaaataggaaagtatgggcaattgtagacaccgagtcggaggacctgtgacgaaaacctgtaaacaagacagTTGAAACGGTTGATTtcggaagttttaaaaacaaaaaataatatataataaggaaggagaaGTTGCGATGGTGCGCGGTCGTCGATTgggcggctcgcgagtgctcagcggcgcGGTGCGAGCGCATAGCGGCAGCTGACGCGCGTCCAACGATGGTCGGATGCCCGCCCGACAGCacggggcgcgcgctcgacgtccgctggacgcacgcgtccgactgcgagtggcgcgcgctcgacgtccgttggacgcacgagcccggcggtgcggagcgcgcgctcgacagccacggggcgtgtgcgcccgacggcacgagacgcgccccggtaggcgtcgggcgagcgcgcccggcagccgttgggcgagcgcccaacgattgttgggtggccgcccaacaatgttgggcggccgcccaactattgttgggcgatcgcccaacaatgttgggcgatagcccaacaaaggttgggcggccgcccaacatggcttgggcggccgcccaacccctttgggcgacgcccgatcttgctcgcctttttccttttactttgaaggatcgagccaaagagtggttaacttctatgccagccgcatcaattgagacttaggagcaattagcccaagcatttttatcaaaaaaatttcctttagcaaaaaccgcaagagtcattaaagagttaacatctttttctcaaaatgatagtgaaactctttatgaggcttgggaacgttttaaagaacttcaacgtttatgcccgcaccaccaattgcccgctgaaattttaatgcaaacattttataatggactaaatcctacaactagaggttcattggacgctatgtccggagtgttattcatgaagaaaacatctgcccaagtaagagaacttttggaggagatggcaatcaacagcagtatgtggcccgcggaacgtggacacctaccatcagcgaaaccatcatcctcaacaacatcatcagttaaaggtatagtgatccttgatccagtagcgatgttgcaagcccaattttctgccttatcgcacaaaattgataggtttatggcaccgtgtgattctaatggtaagccaatccaaacagatgtggattacgaaggtatgagtgaaattgaacaggtaaattttgtccaagggcaaaaccaaaataataacccttattccaatacatataatcctggatggagaaattaTCCTAACTtgaactggagagataataataatgctaatactaatcaaaatcgtactaccaattatcaaaatcaatcaagagattcgattagcactttatcttctaaaatcgacaaattcattgatgctatgagcggaaaaataagtaatcacgacgatggttttaaacggatcgagaataaattcgatcagcttattaaaaaccaatcatctagcatccataatttggagattcaaattggacaactcgctaaatcaattccatcccgcaaagagggaagtcttccaagccatacggaagaaaatccaaaagagcatgttaaggctatcactcttcgttcagggaaaaactacttaggcccggaaattcgactttacctggaactgatttatcaAAGCCCAAAGaggatacattaaaacaaaaagatgcaccaattgactctagtacaaaaacttttgtacccaaaccaccttttccacacaaagtccgcaacaaggactatgataaacaaattttaacatttttagacaaacttaaaatgttgcatattaatttgacatttatggatgcaattacgcaaattcccaattatggtaaattccttaaagatttaatttcaaagaaaatcagttgggaaggaatttcattcatttcactaactgaagattgcagttcgattgtgtcaagcaatttgcccacaaaacacaaagatcccggatgttttaccattccatgTAAATTGGGCGATatagaattcccaagttgtctttgtgatttaggagcaagcattaacttgatgccattatctatttttaataagttaggcttagaagaagacatcaaacgtaccaatatggttttgcaattagcggatcaaaccactaaaagaccatacggtataattgaggatgttttagttaaagttgacaaatttatttttcctaccgatttcgttattttagattttgcttatgatgtaaattgtccgctaatctttggtagaccgttcatgaacacgggacgtgctctagttgatgtgtcggaagggaaagtagttttacgaataggagatgataagattgagtttgatatgaaccaagtgatgaaatatcctatggaagatttcgcttgtatgaaacttgatttaattgaagaatgtgtaaatgacattgttcaaaaagaagaaataatagaacctataatgagtgaggaactagaagataaggacccagaacctttgattcgagaagatggaccagtttcgccttcaattgtagttccacctaaattagaacttaaagaattaccaagtcatttgaggtacgctttcttaggcgaaggagattctctacctattattatctctaacaaattaacacaagtccaaaaagagaaattgaaagaagttgttagaaataggataggaagtatgggttggcaaatttcagacttaaaaggtattaatccaagtattgtaatgcatagaattcatttagaagaagataagccacctaaagcggataggaaaagacgcctaaatccgaacatgaaagaagtagtaaaaaatgaaattactaaacttctggacaatggaaccatttaccctatctcggatagtgaatgggttagtccaatccattgtgtacctaaaaagggaggcataacagttgtaaggaatgaagaaggtgaattaatacctacgcgaaccaccactggttggagggtttatatagattatagaaatttaaataaagcaactaggaaagatcattttcctcttcctttcattgatcaaatgatcgaaaggatagttggtcatgctttctactgttttcttgatggttattccggattctttcaaatatacatttacccggatgaccaagataaaacaaccttcacatgtccttacggaacatttgcatatagaagaatgccctttggtctatgtaacgcacctgcaacatttcaatgttgtatgactgcaatttttaatgatttcattgaagacatcatggaagtttttatggacgatttttcagtttatggagattcttttgattcgtgcctagaaaatttggataaagttttgtctaggtgtgaagaaacaaatttggtattaaactgggaaaaatgtcatttcatggttgacgaatgaattgttttaggtcacaaaatatctgaaaaaggattagaagtagatagagcaaaaacctcagtaatagagaaattaccccctccaactactgttaagggagtaagatcattcttaggacatgctggtttttacagaagatttattaaaaaaatttctgtactttccaaaccacttactaatttactcatgaaagattcaccctttgattttaatgaagaatgcgttaaagcgttcgaaacattgaaaacagctttagtcagtgcacctgttattgctaaacccgattgggatctaccatttgaaattatgtgtgatgcaagtgatttagctgtcggatgtgttttaggtcaaaggaaagataagaaacttcatgtcatttactatgcaagtcacacactgtctggtgcacaattaaactacaccacaactgagaaagaaatgttagccgtagtttttgcatgtgacaagtttaggtcatatttattaggttcaaaagttattatttatactgatcatgcagcattaagatatttatttgctaagaaggatgcaaaaccacgtctaattagatgggttttattgttgcaagaatttgatatagaaataaaagacaaaaagggagttgaaaaccttgtcgccgatcatctatcgagacttgaagatgaaaacggtcctataggtgaaactaccggtatacgagatgatttccctgatgaacacctctatcaaataaaaagtgccatgtcaccatggtatgcagatattgctaattatcttgcagccaatattgttccggaatgattagatttccaacaaaagaagaaattttttttcgatattaaacaatatttttgggaagatccctttttgttcaagacttgtggtgacgggataattaggagatgcgttggtgaaaatgaatacaaatccataatgtcggaatgccattctagttcttatggaggacataatggagttaacaagacagctgctagaatatttgaaagcggtttcttttggcctacgatgtttaaggatgtccgttcatttattactcgttgtgataagtgctaaagaacaggaaatctaggaaggaaagatgagatgcccctcacaaccatattagaagttgaagtctttgatatgtggggaatagatttcatgggaccttttcccccttccaatggtaaaacttacatattagttgccgtcgattatgtttcgaagtgggttgaagcaattgcaaccccgacgaacgaatctaaagttgtcgttaattttcttaaCGATATAttctgtagatttggttgtccaagagttatcgttagtgacggtggtactcattttataaacaagagttttgaaacgcttatgaaaaaatatggagtacgccaccgcgtatcaacgccgtaccatcctcagtcaaatggtcaggcggagatatcaaacagagaactcaaatggattctcgaaaaaacagtttcatcttctagaaaagattggtcttctaaactcaataatgcgctatggacataccgtactgcatttaaaacaccaataggaatgactccgtaccgcttagtgtatgggaaggcatgtcatttgccagtcgaattagaacacaaagcctattgggctattagagaactaaactttgatttacgacaagcaggtaagaaacgtttgctcaatttgaatgagttaaatgagttacgtcatctatcttacgaaaatgcaaagatttataaagaaaaagtgaaaaaatggcacgatgccaaaattaaagtcaaacactttaatgttggagataaagtgctgttatttaattcacgacttcgtttatttccaggaaaacttaagtccagatggataggaccatatttagtcgtcaaaacattcgattatggttctttagaactggaaggtcctatcggagttcgattcaaagttaatggtaatcgatgtaaaatctattacgaaaatatttcccaaCTAGGAATTGAGTTCGTAATAAGATTGTCTGACgtataaattactcagtttttcttacacagtttattttgttttattgtttttatatttttgttcatttattttattttattatattttattttattttattttttcaaaatgccatttttatgattaggTGACTTTATGTTATGGATAGGTCCCTTGATTGGAATTCTGAAATCCGGGTGGTCCCAAGGCTGCTTGGTTGTTGGACCAACTGAATCCCGGGTGATTTTGTCTCCAAGCGGGGTTGTAATTATTCTGATAAGGTCCATTATGCTTCATATAATTGACTTGCTTTAGCACTATGGGGCATTCTGTGCTTCTGTGCTTTCCCACACAGATTTCGCATTTGAAGACTGGCACGGGCGTTGGTTCGGACTTTTTCATCTCAACCAAGACAAGATCAAGCTTTTCTGCCAAAGTTGTTACCTGAGAGTTTGACTCTGATGTCCCTACCGACTTTGATGACGGGGCCTCCACAGCAAATACACCACGTCTTGGGGTCGGCTTCTCTATCTGCCAGTGCGCACTACGCTCTGCTAGCTCCTTCACAAGGCTATAAGCAACTGCCGCTGTCTTACTGAATAAATTACCACCTGCAGCTGTGTCCAAAGAAGCTCTGTTAGCAGAAGAAATACCAGAGTAAAAGAGTTGTACCAAACGGTGCTTTTCAAACCCATGATGTGGGCACTTTCGCATGAGCTTTTGGAATCGTTCCCAAGCCAAGTGTAGATTTTCACTCTCAAACTGTTTGAAACAGTTAATATCGCTCCTTAACTGTGCCGTCTTGGACGGCGGGAAATACTTGGCTAGAAATTCACTGACTGTGCTATCCCAATCTGCTAGGGATCCTGGTTCCAATGAGGCTAGCCAATCTGCTGCTTCATCCTTCAAAGAAAAACGAAATAATGTCATGTATACATCTTCAGTAGTAACATTATTATATTTGAAAGTGCTGCAATAAAGGGTGAATTTATTCAAGTGGGCATTGGGATCCTCATGGTATTCTCCACCGAATTGTCCCGAATTTTGGATCATTTGGATCATCGCTGGTTTGATCTCAAAAGAAGCTGCTGCAATGGCAGGCTGCACTAAGCTAGAGGTAGCTGTAGGCCTCGTGGCCTTGAGAAGCTCCATGATAGAAGGTGGATTGGCCATCTCTTCCGGTTGAGGGATTTCCTCTTCAGGGGGGATGTCGATTTCTTCCACCCTAACCTGCTGTCTGCGTTCTTTCCTTAACCTGCGCGTAGTTTTATCAATGTCAGGGTCAAAACACAAAGGTGAATAACTTCGAGAACGTCGGTgcataaactaaaaataaaacaaaacaaaatagcGTCAAGATCAAATTTCGATTTTTTTGACTTAATGTGCACTCGCGTGcctccccggcaacggcgccaaaaacttgatgctttTTGGATATATAGCAAAATTAAGGTCAAGTATaaacctatcgcaacaagtagtaAAGTGTGCAAGCACaggtcgaacccacagggagacAGGATTGCAGAGCCACTAAGTCTAATCAAACGTCCAAATGTCAAGACAAATAGAATTGGGATAGAATTGGCATTAACTAAATATGCAATTGATTATAAAGAACTGAAAATTAATGCTAGGGATAACAATTGGTGAGATTAATGGATGAGAAATCTGGGATTTCGGATCCTTTGGTT comes from the Euphorbia lathyris chromosome 5, ddEupLath1.1, whole genome shotgun sequence genome and includes:
- the LOC136231037 gene encoding uncharacterized protein isoform X6, which produces MVFYYRTIGAKCLHFNNFRSQYHGLFGPPRSFRKQSDINRENEELKRTRPHAVSPRQLLSRRDSHCLAETTTVSPRQNANQQRKLRKERRQQVRVEEIDIPPEEEIPQPEEMANPPSIMELLKATRPTATSSLVQPAIAAASFEIKPAMIQMIQNSGQFGGEYHEDPNAHLNKFTLYCSTFKYNNVTTEDVYMTLFRFSLKDEAADWLASLEPGSLADWDSTVSEFLAKYFPPSKTAQLRSDINCFKQFESENLHLAWERFQKLMRKCPHHGFEKHRLVQLFYSGISSANRASLDTAAGGNLFSKTAAVAYSLVKELAERSAHWQIEKPTPRRGVFAVEAPSSKSVGTSESNSQAVVRSSYLDSIGHCLGEAHAETECKSEILIWIILGMDLDECDGMKGMEKVYVNLARVDPFHDPTTHLSRTRCNEVWAYERRILPSQSRHRSRVPRLPLMTRWREFDLGTEKRRTVARLLDWIDSRTLGQIKFRWDDLDFGPDYAYVTLIQEQECVLTGPCVRAWYLGDRGITGIRASHWSPGEIPVSMFAVRTMPLSVIRQDLTRRFVGREVWVHAGGRDLYLSTLLSTRDAPAVAMDVDPVADVFSWEAVAAVFGQEEVPEGSWRSAHLSDFFDGARA
- the LOC136231037 gene encoding uncharacterized protein isoform X1, coding for MVFYYRTIGAKCLHFNNFRSQYHGLFGPPRSFRKQSDINRENEELKRTRPHAVSPRQLLSRRDSHCLAETTTVSPRQNANQQRKLRKERRQQVRVEEIDIPPEEEIPQPEEMANPPSIMELLKATRPTATSSLVQPAIAAASFEIKPAMIQMIQNSGQFGGEYHEDPNAHLNKFTLYCSTFKYNNVTTEDVYMTLFRFSLKDEAADWLASLEPGSLADWDSTVSEFLAKYFPPSKTAQLRSDINCFKQFESENLHLAWERFQKLMRKCPHHGFEKHRLVQLFYSGISSANRASLDTAAGGNLFSKTAAVAYSLVKELAERSAHWQIEKPTPRRGVFAVEAPSSKSVGTSESNSQAVVRSSYLDSIGHCLGEAHAETECKSEILIWIILGMDLDECDGMKGMEKVYVNLARVDPFHDPTTHLSRTRCNEFLEISGTTAEIHVWYSMLGAAAKARVCELGFEPFISALPRTNGVCDRFGLRALCERWVDSTHTFHLSFGEMTISSRDFSLLTGLRGSSTPVPFCFDMIRPRVDRARLAALIGPGVYPGAKSSPAKFISTASLLSRRDFCETDDADLAVRSFLVYTLSEMIFRAKSGKVHAGLIQAFSDLDAAASYDWAGAGLAFIYKFLDLTCWKRKDFGGYTFALLVCVHPGLVLSIFFMQVWAYERRILPSQSRHRSRVPRLPLMTRWREFDLGTEKRRTVARLLDWIDSRTLGQIKFRWDDLDFGPDYAYVTLIQEQECVLTGPCVRAWYLGDRGITGIRASHWSPGEIPVSMFAVRTMPLSVIRQDLTRRFVGREVWVHAGGRDLYLSTLLSTRDAPAVAMDVDPVADVFSWEAVAAVFGQEEVPEGSWRSAHLSDFFDGARA
- the LOC136231037 gene encoding uncharacterized protein isoform X4, with product MCLSGLFGPPRSFRKQSDINRENEELKRTRPHAVSPRQLLSRRDSHCLAETTTVSPRQNANQQRKLRKERRQQVRVEEIDIPPEEEIPQPEEMANPPSIMELLKATRPTATSSLVQPAIAAASFEIKPAMIQMIQNSGQFGGEYHEDPNAHLNKFTLYCSTFKYNNVTTEDVYMTLFRFSLKDEAADWLASLEPGSLADWDSTVSEFLAKYFPPSKTAQLRSDINCFKQFESENLHLAWERFQKLMRKCPHHGFEKHRLVQLFYSGISSANRASLDTAAGGNLFSKTAAVAYSLVKELAERSAHWQIEKPTPRRGVFAVEAPSSKSVGTSESNSQAVVRSSYLDSIGHCLGEAHAETECKSEILIWIILGMDLDECDGMKGMEKVYVNLARVDPFHDPTTHLSRTRCNEFLEISGTTAEIHVWYSMLGAAAKARVCELGFEPFISALPRTNGVCDRFGLRALCERWVDSTHTFHLSFGEMTISSRDFSLLTGLRGSSTPVPFCFDMIRPRVDRARLAALIGPGVYPGAKSSPAKFISTASLLSRRDFCETDDADLAVRSFLVYTLSEMIFRAKSGKVHAGLIQAFSDLDAAASYDWAGAGLAFIYKFLDLTCWKRKDFGGYTFALLVCVHPGLVLSIFFMQVWAYERRILPSQSRHRSRVPRLPLMTRWREFDLGTEKRRTVARLLDWIDSRTLGQIKFRWDDLDFGPDYAYVTLIQEQECVLTGPCVRAWYLGDRGITGIRASHWSPGEIPVSMFAVRTMPLSVIRQDLTRRFVGREVWVHAGGRDLYLSTLLSTRDAPAVAMDVDPVADVFSWEAVAAVFGQEEVPEGSWRSAHLSDFFDGARA